A genomic stretch from Georgenia muralis includes:
- a CDS encoding SGNH/GDSL hydrolase family protein, with translation MGDSFTEGLWDLPDPARPDRLRGWADILAGRLAAGAAPGDASSADGDDGLVYANLAVRGRLLGTIVEEQLPEALALGPDLVSLVGGGNDLLRPGSDPDALAGVLEDAVVRVRATGADVLLATGMDPHGSPLLRATRARVAVYNAHVWSLARRHGASVVDVWGMRSLRDWRMWAPDRIHLTTAGHERVAQAALVALGVGADDPAWDDPLAPLPPVARAERLRSDLLWARQYATPWIGRRLRRRSSGDTRPPKHVEPVVLTPRT, from the coding sequence ATGGGCGACTCCTTCACCGAGGGCCTGTGGGACCTCCCCGACCCGGCCCGCCCCGACCGTCTGCGCGGGTGGGCGGACATCCTCGCCGGCCGTCTCGCGGCCGGTGCCGCACCCGGGGACGCCAGCAGCGCGGACGGTGACGACGGGCTGGTGTACGCCAACCTCGCCGTCCGGGGCCGTCTCCTGGGCACCATCGTCGAAGAGCAGCTGCCCGAGGCCCTGGCGCTGGGCCCGGACCTGGTCAGCCTCGTCGGTGGCGGCAACGACCTCCTGCGCCCCGGGTCCGACCCGGACGCGCTCGCCGGCGTCCTCGAGGACGCGGTGGTCAGGGTGCGCGCGACCGGCGCCGACGTCCTGCTCGCCACCGGGATGGACCCGCACGGCTCACCGCTCCTGCGCGCCACCCGCGCGCGGGTGGCGGTGTACAACGCCCACGTCTGGTCGCTCGCCCGTCGCCACGGCGCGTCCGTCGTGGACGTGTGGGGCATGCGCTCGCTCCGCGACTGGCGCATGTGGGCGCCCGACCGCATCCACCTCACGACCGCCGGTCACGAACGCGTGGCGCAGGCGGCGCTCGTGGCGCTGGGCGTGGGGGCCGACGACCCGGCCTGGGACGACCCTCTGGCTCCCCTGCCGCCGGTGGCCCGTGCCGAGCGGCTCCGGTCCGACCTGCTCTGGGCCCGGCAGTACGCCACGCCGTGGATCGGCCGGCGGCTGCGGCGCCGATCCTCGGGCGACACCCGCCCGCCCAAGCACGTCGAGCCGGTCGTCCTCACGCCCCGGACCTGA
- a CDS encoding phytoene desaturase family protein — translation MTARREVRDAVVVGAGPNGLAAAVTLARAGLDVLVLEGQPTAGGGSRTVDLGLAPGIVHDLCSAVHPLALASPFLRAFDLAARGVELVVPEVSYAQPLVGRPAALAYRSLERTAEELGADGAAWRRLLGPLVRGREAVVDLALGDHRSVPPSLLTPAGARAAVAFAAGVVEQGGPWWGARFREEAAPALLTGVAAHAITALPSLAGAGTALMLATLAHDPGWPVPAAGSQAIADALVADLRAHGGEVRTGEPVRTWRTLPRARAYLFDTSPATLASVWGGRMRPSARRGFGRFRYGDAATKVDFVLSGPVPWSDERVGAAGTVHVGGTRAEMVAAERDVAAGRLPARPMMLVSDPTVVARSRGAGGLRPLWTYAHVPAGSAADVTELVTAQLERFAPGFRDVVVAAHVIPAARMPEHDEAFVGGDIASGAVTMRRMALGARVAWDPYDGGVPGVYLASQSTVPGPGVHGMAGWYAARRALAERFGRDVPDLGPVTPREALRSGA, via the coding sequence GTGACGGCCCGGCGGGAGGTGCGCGACGCCGTCGTCGTGGGCGCCGGGCCCAACGGCCTGGCGGCCGCCGTCACCCTCGCGCGGGCCGGCCTGGACGTGCTCGTCCTCGAGGGGCAGCCGACGGCCGGGGGCGGCTCGCGCACCGTCGACCTCGGCCTCGCCCCGGGCATCGTGCACGACCTGTGCTCGGCGGTGCACCCCCTCGCCCTGGCGAGCCCGTTCCTGCGGGCGTTCGACCTCGCGGCCCGCGGCGTCGAGCTCGTCGTCCCCGAGGTCTCCTACGCCCAGCCGCTGGTCGGCCGGCCCGCCGCGCTGGCCTACCGCTCCCTCGAGCGCACCGCCGAGGAGCTGGGAGCCGACGGCGCCGCCTGGCGCCGCCTGCTCGGGCCGCTGGTGCGCGGGCGCGAGGCGGTCGTCGACCTGGCGCTGGGCGACCACCGGTCGGTGCCGCCGTCGCTGCTGACCCCCGCCGGTGCGCGCGCCGCCGTCGCGTTCGCCGCGGGCGTCGTCGAGCAGGGCGGGCCGTGGTGGGGGGCGCGCTTCCGGGAGGAGGCGGCGCCCGCCCTGCTGACCGGCGTCGCCGCGCACGCCATCACCGCGCTGCCGTCCCTCGCCGGCGCCGGCACCGCGCTCATGCTCGCCACCCTCGCGCACGACCCCGGCTGGCCGGTCCCGGCCGCCGGTAGCCAGGCCATCGCCGACGCCCTGGTGGCCGACCTGCGCGCGCACGGCGGCGAGGTGCGCACCGGCGAGCCCGTCCGGACCTGGCGGACGCTGCCCCGAGCGCGCGCGTACCTCTTCGACACCTCCCCGGCCACGCTCGCGTCGGTGTGGGGCGGGCGGATGCGCCCGTCCGCACGCCGCGGCTTCGGGCGGTTCCGCTACGGCGACGCCGCCACGAAGGTCGACTTCGTCCTCTCCGGCCCCGTGCCGTGGTCCGACGAGCGGGTGGGCGCGGCCGGCACGGTCCACGTCGGCGGCACCCGGGCCGAGATGGTCGCCGCGGAGCGCGACGTCGCCGCCGGGCGGCTGCCCGCCCGGCCCATGATGCTCGTCTCCGACCCCACGGTCGTGGCACGCTCGCGCGGCGCCGGCGGGCTGCGGCCGCTGTGGACGTACGCGCACGTCCCGGCGGGCTCGGCCGCCGACGTCACCGAGCTGGTGACGGCGCAGCTCGAGCGGTTCGCACCAGGCTTCCGCGACGTCGTCGTCGCCGCGCACGTCATCCCCGCCGCCCGCATGCCGGAGCACGACGAGGCGTTCGTGGGCGGCGACATCGCCTCCGGCGCCGTGACGATGCGGCGGATGGCCCTCGGCGCCCGGGTGGCGTGGGACCCCTACGACGGCGGCGTGCCAGGGGTGTACCTCGCCTCGCAGTCGACCGTCCCGGGTCCCGGCGTGCACGGCATGGCGGGCTGGTACGCCGCCCGCCGGGCGCTCGCCGAACGGTTCGGGCGCGACGTCCCCGACCTCGGACCGGTCACGCCCCGTGAGGCGCTCAGGTCCGGGGCGTGA
- a CDS encoding gluconokinase yields MTATTSIGLAEAIDPLVVALDVGSTGTRGGVYDATGRPVRGLRHKVPHAFTTRPDGTSEIDPAQVLREVADILDALDDSRLGARVRGVALDTFAASLVGVDAAGTAVTACLTYADSRSAAHAAALREELDVRAVHDRTGTMIHPSYHAPRLRWLAATAPDVARSSSWWSLGEYVYFHLLGTTAVGTSTAAWTGLLDRRTGAWDTELLEATRTSPERFSPVHDPGAPLTPATGAVARRWPTLAGAVWFPVVSDGFASNVGAGAVDATSIAAAAATSGALRVLLDAPPEKVPDGLWSYRVDAGRSLLGGALNDVGRAVTWLSETLRIDGTRGAVLLAEPSATTPLVLPYLSGERAPGWAGDARAVLTGVGAATTPDDLYRGTLEGVALTYARVADRLAPAAPRADRIMASGRVAKDLPEWLQILADVLGRPVTHVTARRSTLRGTALIALDVLAPGVARSSPETGATYEPVAGRSGYYADRGARFAALYDALVRG; encoded by the coding sequence GTGACCGCAACGACGAGCATCGGGCTCGCCGAGGCGATCGACCCGCTCGTCGTCGCCCTGGACGTCGGCTCGACCGGCACCCGCGGCGGCGTCTACGACGCCACGGGCCGCCCGGTGCGCGGCCTGCGCCACAAGGTTCCTCACGCGTTCACCACCCGGCCCGACGGCACGTCCGAGATCGACCCGGCGCAGGTGCTGAGGGAGGTCGCGGACATCCTCGACGCCCTCGACGACAGCCGGCTCGGCGCCCGGGTCCGCGGCGTCGCGCTGGACACCTTCGCGGCAAGCCTCGTGGGGGTCGACGCCGCCGGGACCGCCGTCACGGCCTGCCTGACCTACGCCGACTCGCGCAGCGCCGCCCATGCCGCCGCCCTGCGCGAGGAGCTCGACGTCCGCGCGGTCCACGACCGCACGGGCACGATGATCCACCCCTCGTACCACGCGCCCCGCCTGCGGTGGCTGGCGGCCACCGCACCGGACGTCGCGCGCTCGTCGTCGTGGTGGTCCCTCGGCGAGTACGTCTACTTCCACCTTCTCGGGACGACCGCCGTTGGCACCTCGACGGCGGCGTGGACCGGCCTGCTCGACCGGCGGACCGGTGCCTGGGACACCGAGCTGCTCGAGGCGACCCGGACCAGCCCCGAGCGGTTCTCGCCCGTCCACGACCCGGGCGCGCCCCTGACCCCGGCCACCGGCGCGGTCGCCCGGCGGTGGCCCACCCTCGCCGGGGCCGTGTGGTTCCCCGTCGTCTCGGACGGCTTCGCGAGCAACGTCGGGGCGGGCGCCGTGGACGCGACCTCGATCGCGGCCGCGGCAGCCACCTCGGGGGCCCTGCGCGTGCTCCTGGACGCCCCGCCGGAGAAGGTCCCCGACGGGCTGTGGAGCTACCGGGTCGACGCCGGGCGCTCCCTCCTCGGCGGGGCGCTCAACGACGTCGGCCGCGCCGTGACCTGGCTCTCCGAGACCCTCCGGATCGACGGCACGCGGGGCGCCGTCCTCCTCGCGGAACCCTCCGCCACCACCCCCCTCGTGCTGCCCTACCTCTCCGGGGAACGCGCGCCGGGCTGGGCCGGTGACGCCCGCGCCGTCCTCACCGGCGTGGGGGCGGCCACCACGCCGGACGACCTCTACCGCGGCACGCTGGAGGGTGTCGCGCTGACCTACGCCCGGGTGGCGGACCGTCTGGCGCCGGCCGCGCCGCGCGCGGACCGGATCATGGCCTCGGGCCGGGTGGCCAAGGACCTGCCCGAGTGGCTGCAGATCCTCGCCGACGTGCTGGGCCGGCCGGTCACGCACGTCACGGCGCGCCGCTCGACCCTGCGCGGCACGGCCCTCATCGCGCTCGACGTCCTGGCCCCGGGGGTGGCGAGGTCGTCGCCGGAGACGGGGGCCACGTACGAGCCCGTCGCCGGACGGTCCGGCTACTACGCCGACCGCGGGGCACGGTTCGCCGCCCTCTACGACGCTCTCGTCCGCGGCTAG
- a CDS encoding DUF1918 domain-containing protein produces MRAEPGDRIVIQSRSLGAVSRDGEVLEARGPDGTPPFLVRWSDNGHVALVFPGPDALVAPARLHPYPLEHLQHMTHLAQHGTRHRLDAA; encoded by the coding sequence ATGCGCGCCGAGCCCGGTGACCGCATCGTCATCCAGTCCCGGAGCCTCGGGGCGGTCTCCCGCGACGGGGAGGTCCTCGAGGCCCGCGGCCCGGACGGCACCCCGCCCTTCCTGGTGCGCTGGTCGGACAACGGCCACGTCGCCCTGGTCTTCCCCGGCCCGGACGCCCTCGTCGCCCCGGCGAGGCTGCACCCGTACCCCCTGGAGCACCTCCAGCACATGACCCACCTGGCCCAGCACGGGACCCGGCACCGCCTCGACGCGGCCTGA
- a CDS encoding dsRBD fold-containing protein, translating into MAHTWKVQIDLFNAGEVRSDEPLTTAHATLTTSAGTTLNGYGRARRNPGDPDVPEVGEELAAARALRDLADRLLRASSDDISALEHHRVHLAR; encoded by the coding sequence GTGGCACACACGTGGAAGGTGCAGATCGACCTCTTCAACGCCGGCGAGGTCCGCTCCGACGAACCCCTCACCACCGCCCACGCGACGTTGACGACGTCCGCGGGGACGACCCTCAACGGGTACGGCCGCGCCAGGCGCAACCCCGGTGACCCGGACGTGCCCGAGGTCGGCGAGGAGCTCGCCGCCGCGCGAGCGCTGCGCGACCTGGCGGACCGCCTGCTCCGGGCGAGCTCGGACGACATCTCCGCGCTGGAGCACCACCGGGTCCATCTCGCCCGGTAG
- a CDS encoding glycoside hydrolase family 15 — MSVATLPRTAAPVESPAPRRRRRLRRAVGWAAAVVVYAVVALWSFHLTATESTEAFVDLYLDGVHLSADGTVGDVPARESVEYLPGSRVLARDADDPRARALAQEQRDWLAAGSVPGEGTRYEELVSSALLDIRTLTGATFDDPGRETAAAPGAAVAGWTDRWRYVWPRDASFVAAALARSGHPDDAVEVLGFVEQAQSAGGGFQARYLPDASGVPDGRGIQLDGTGWVLWSAATVLDTLPDGAPRETALERLRPLIDRATDRILELTDDPPHLPPPSADYWEVQEDELTLGTAAPMLAGLEAAARIYAGAGEPDRADAVTERAGLLRTAVEETFGPDGYTRYAGDGGPMTALLGGDGRDAATAMLLPPFVAEPPAGAEEAWLASAQEMARPAGGLAPGSGWKRDGISWTPETTLYALTAARNDHPERATAWLDWVSAHRTGSGAIPEKVLAGGAPAAVAPLTWSSANVVLAVAALEDAGAL; from the coding sequence ATGTCGGTCGCCACTCTGCCCCGGACCGCCGCACCGGTCGAGAGCCCGGCGCCGCGCCGTCGTCGGCGGCTCCGCCGAGCCGTCGGGTGGGCGGCGGCGGTGGTGGTGTACGCCGTCGTCGCGCTGTGGTCCTTCCACCTCACGGCAACCGAGTCCACCGAGGCCTTCGTGGACCTCTACCTCGACGGCGTGCACCTGAGCGCCGACGGGACGGTCGGGGACGTCCCGGCCCGCGAGTCGGTCGAGTACCTGCCCGGCAGCCGGGTGCTGGCCCGGGACGCCGACGACCCCCGGGCGCGCGCGCTCGCCCAGGAGCAGCGCGACTGGCTCGCCGCCGGCTCGGTGCCCGGCGAGGGGACGAGGTACGAGGAGCTCGTCTCCTCCGCCCTCCTGGACATCCGCACCCTCACCGGGGCCACCTTCGACGACCCCGGTCGCGAGACGGCGGCCGCCCCCGGCGCGGCGGTGGCGGGCTGGACGGACCGCTGGCGGTACGTCTGGCCGCGGGACGCCTCCTTCGTCGCGGCCGCGCTGGCCCGGTCCGGCCACCCCGACGACGCCGTCGAGGTCCTCGGGTTCGTCGAGCAGGCCCAGAGCGCGGGCGGCGGTTTCCAGGCCCGCTACCTCCCGGACGCCTCGGGCGTGCCGGACGGACGGGGGATCCAGCTCGACGGCACCGGCTGGGTGCTGTGGTCGGCCGCCACCGTCCTGGACACCCTGCCGGACGGCGCCCCGCGCGAGACGGCGCTGGAGCGGCTGCGCCCCCTGATCGACCGCGCCACCGACCGCATCCTCGAGCTCACCGACGACCCGCCGCACCTGCCCCCGCCGTCGGCGGACTACTGGGAGGTCCAGGAGGACGAGCTCACCCTCGGCACGGCCGCACCGATGCTCGCCGGGCTCGAGGCCGCCGCACGGATCTACGCCGGTGCGGGTGAGCCGGACCGCGCCGACGCGGTGACCGAGCGTGCCGGGCTGCTCCGCACCGCCGTCGAGGAGACGTTCGGACCCGACGGCTACACCCGCTACGCCGGCGACGGCGGACCGATGACGGCCCTGCTGGGCGGGGACGGCCGCGACGCCGCCACGGCGATGCTGCTGCCGCCGTTCGTCGCCGAGCCCCCGGCCGGCGCGGAGGAGGCCTGGCTGGCCTCGGCGCAGGAGATGGCCCGGCCCGCGGGCGGCCTCGCACCGGGCTCGGGATGGAAGCGCGACGGCATCTCCTGGACCCCCGAGACCACGCTGTACGCGCTGACGGCGGCCCGCAACGACCACCCCGAGCGCGCGACGGCGTGGCTTGACTGGGTCTCGGCCCACCGCACCGGCTCGGGAGCCATCCCTGAGAAGGTCCTCGCCGGCGGGGCCCCCGCCGCGGTCGCCCCGCTGACGTGGTCCAGCGCCAACGTCGTCCTGGCGGTGGCCGCGCTGGAGGACGCCGGCGCCCTGTAG
- the groL gene encoding chaperonin GroEL (60 kDa chaperone family; promotes refolding of misfolded polypeptides especially under stressful conditions; forms two stacked rings of heptamers to form a barrel-shaped 14mer; ends can be capped by GroES; misfolded proteins enter the barrel where they are refolded when GroES binds): MAKTIAFNEEARRGMERGLNILADTVKVTLGPKGRNVVLEKKWGAPTITNDGVSIAKEIDLEEPHERIGAELVKEVAKKTDDVAGDGTTTATVLAQALVKEGLRNVAAGANPIALKRGIDKAVEAVIEHLFKQAKEVETKEQIAATASISAGDPAIGQLIAEALDKVGKEGVVTVEESNALGLELELTEGMRFDKGYLSAYFVTDAERQEAVLEDAYVLLVESKISNVKDLLPLLEKVIQSGKPLAIIAEDVEGEALATLVVNKIRGTFKSVAVKAPGFGDRRKAMLQDMAILTGGQVISETVGLKLENADLDLLGRARKVVVTKDETTIVEGAGDADQIEGRVAQIRAEIDNSDSDYDREKLQERLAKLAGGVAVIKAGAATEVELKERKHRIEDAVRNAKAAVEEGIVAGGGVALIQAAKDAFEGLSLEGDEATGANIVRVAVDAPLKQIAINAGLEGGVVAEKVRNLPAGSGLNAATGVYEDLLAAGVADPVKVTRSALQNAASIAGLFLTTEAVVAEKPEKAAAAPAGGGDDMGGMGF; this comes from the coding sequence ATGGCCAAGACCATCGCCTTCAACGAGGAGGCCCGCCGCGGAATGGAGCGAGGCCTCAACATCCTCGCCGACACCGTCAAGGTCACCCTCGGCCCGAAGGGCCGTAACGTCGTGCTGGAGAAGAAGTGGGGCGCCCCCACGATCACCAACGACGGTGTGTCCATCGCCAAGGAGATCGACCTCGAGGAGCCGCACGAGCGCATCGGCGCCGAGCTCGTCAAGGAGGTCGCCAAGAAGACCGACGACGTCGCCGGCGACGGCACCACCACCGCCACCGTGCTGGCCCAGGCCCTCGTCAAGGAGGGGCTGCGCAACGTGGCCGCCGGCGCCAACCCGATCGCCCTCAAGCGGGGCATCGACAAGGCCGTCGAGGCTGTCATCGAGCACCTCTTCAAGCAGGCCAAGGAGGTCGAGACCAAGGAGCAGATCGCCGCCACCGCGTCGATCTCCGCCGGCGACCCGGCCATCGGCCAGCTCATCGCCGAGGCCCTCGACAAGGTCGGCAAGGAGGGCGTCGTCACCGTCGAGGAGTCCAACGCCCTGGGCCTGGAGCTCGAGCTCACCGAGGGCATGCGCTTCGACAAGGGCTACCTGTCGGCGTACTTCGTCACCGACGCCGAGCGTCAGGAGGCCGTCCTGGAGGACGCGTACGTCCTGCTGGTCGAGTCCAAGATCTCCAACGTCAAGGATCTGCTGCCGCTGCTGGAGAAGGTCATCCAGTCCGGCAAGCCGCTGGCGATCATCGCCGAGGACGTCGAGGGCGAGGCCCTGGCCACGCTCGTCGTGAACAAGATCCGCGGCACCTTCAAGTCCGTCGCCGTCAAGGCCCCGGGCTTCGGCGACCGCCGCAAGGCGATGCTGCAGGACATGGCCATCCTCACCGGTGGTCAGGTCATCTCCGAGACCGTCGGCCTCAAGCTCGAGAATGCCGACCTCGACCTGCTCGGCCGCGCCCGCAAGGTCGTCGTCACCAAGGACGAGACCACCATCGTCGAGGGTGCCGGCGACGCGGACCAGATCGAGGGCCGCGTGGCCCAGATCCGCGCCGAGATCGACAACTCCGACAGCGACTACGACCGCGAGAAGCTGCAGGAGCGTCTGGCGAAGCTGGCCGGCGGCGTCGCCGTCATCAAGGCCGGTGCCGCCACCGAGGTCGAGCTCAAGGAGCGCAAGCACCGCATCGAGGACGCGGTGCGCAACGCCAAGGCCGCCGTCGAGGAGGGGATCGTCGCCGGTGGTGGCGTGGCCCTCATCCAGGCCGCCAAGGACGCGTTCGAGGGCCTGTCCCTCGAGGGTGACGAGGCGACCGGCGCGAACATCGTCCGCGTCGCGGTCGACGCTCCCCTCAAGCAGATCGCCATCAACGCCGGCCTCGAGGGCGGCGTCGTGGCGGAGAAGGTCCGCAACCTGCCCGCGGGTTCCGGCCTCAACGCCGCGACCGGCGTGTACGAGGACCTGCTGGCGGCCGGCGTCGCCGACCCGGTCAAGGTCACCCGCTCCGCGCTGCAGAACGCGGCGTCCATCGCCGGCCTCTTCCTCACCACCGAGGCCGTCGTCGCCGAGAAGCCGGAGAAGGCCGCGGCCGCCCCGGCCGGCGGCGGGGACGACATGGGCGGCATGGGCTTCTGA
- a CDS encoding WXG100 family type VII secretion target, which produces MSRFQVDSAEVARAAALTRASTAVIRDEVTAMMAHLSALQAGWTGAAAAAFAGCAESWRATQTQVELSLEQVTQALDTASRTYAEAEASAQSLFLR; this is translated from the coding sequence ATGTCGAGATTCCAGGTGGACAGCGCGGAGGTCGCCCGCGCGGCTGCGCTGACCCGCGCGAGCACGGCGGTCATCCGCGACGAGGTGACCGCGATGATGGCGCACCTCTCCGCGCTCCAGGCCGGGTGGACGGGCGCCGCGGCCGCCGCGTTCGCCGGGTGCGCCGAGAGCTGGCGGGCGACGCAGACGCAGGTGGAGCTCTCCCTCGAGCAGGTCACCCAGGCCCTCGACACCGCGTCGCGGACCTACGCGGAGGCGGAGGCGAGCGCGCAGAGCCTGTTCCTGCGCTGA
- a CDS encoding HD domain-containing protein gives MGVTDVPQWLPAAFIRSVLAAGATAPREEIEATCRRLLERWAGPDRRFHNVKHLIDVLARVDELAEETHDPDLVRLAAWYHGAVFSSTATKAYSRSGGEDEVASADLATEELLALGVPERTVGRIAELIVNLKRHEAAVRDIDCLALCDADLATLAADPQRYSAYRRAVREEYAHLPVRHYVEARRSIVSKLLARRHLFLSPMGAQWEDRARENLTAELNRLDAELATLGEAMPEESVTAAEAAQGEVFDESQPIRRDGASHVFTASHGTAERTAGPYDAPTERHAAERHDAPAPPADAPAATVAAAAAVTAAAAAAGAPGSRAADSADSRARVRASSLESFPDDLDGRRDGAANTNRAGRELIARTSRERIEEAVRHGAERAERDRRQRERLASARAAREAAQPARTERGADRGAQPLDPSGALLTAATPAEAAADAPPAVATPVEQRSAVDRVPEEIEPDPVTGELERPDLTPHSGIEREPELFGHRRDWRKDRHRR, from the coding sequence ATGGGCGTCACCGACGTACCGCAGTGGTTGCCCGCCGCGTTCATCCGCAGCGTCCTCGCGGCCGGTGCCACGGCACCCCGGGAGGAGATCGAGGCCACCTGCCGCCGGCTCCTCGAGCGCTGGGCCGGACCGGACCGGCGTTTCCACAACGTCAAGCACCTCATCGACGTCCTCGCCCGGGTGGACGAGCTCGCCGAGGAGACGCACGACCCCGACCTGGTGCGGCTGGCGGCGTGGTACCACGGAGCCGTCTTCAGCTCGACGGCGACGAAGGCCTACTCCCGCAGCGGCGGGGAGGACGAGGTCGCCTCGGCCGACCTCGCCACGGAGGAGCTCCTCGCCCTCGGCGTGCCGGAGCGCACCGTCGGCCGCATCGCCGAGCTCATCGTCAACCTCAAGCGGCACGAGGCGGCGGTGCGGGACATCGACTGCCTGGCGCTGTGCGACGCCGACCTGGCCACCCTCGCCGCGGACCCGCAGCGCTACAGCGCCTACCGGCGAGCCGTGCGGGAGGAGTACGCACACCTGCCGGTGCGGCACTACGTCGAGGCGCGGCGGAGCATCGTCTCCAAGCTCCTCGCGCGCCGGCACCTCTTCCTCAGCCCCATGGGCGCGCAGTGGGAGGACCGGGCCCGCGAGAACCTCACTGCAGAGCTCAACCGGCTCGACGCCGAGCTGGCCACCCTGGGCGAGGCGATGCCCGAGGAGTCCGTGACCGCTGCGGAGGCCGCTCAGGGCGAGGTCTTCGACGAGAGCCAGCCGATCCGTCGTGACGGCGCCTCGCACGTGTTCACCGCCTCCCACGGCACGGCCGAGCGGACGGCCGGTCCGTACGACGCACCGACCGAGCGGCACGCGGCGGAGCGGCACGACGCGCCGGCTCCCCCCGCCGACGCCCCGGCGGCGACCGTCGCCGCGGCCGCCGCGGTGACTGCGGCCGCTGCTGCTGCCGGCGCACCCGGCTCACGGGCGGCGGACAGCGCCGACAGCCGGGCGCGCGTCCGCGCATCCTCCCTGGAGTCCTTCCCGGACGACCTCGACGGACGCCGCGACGGAGCCGCGAACACGAACCGCGCCGGCCGTGAGCTCATCGCCCGCACCTCGCGCGAACGGATCGAGGAGGCCGTGCGCCACGGCGCCGAGCGGGCCGAGCGGGACCGCCGCCAGCGCGAGCGGCTCGCGTCCGCCCGTGCGGCGCGCGAGGCCGCGCAGCCGGCCCGGACCGAGCGCGGGGCGGACCGCGGCGCCCAGCCGCTCGACCCCTCCGGCGCGCTCCTCACCGCCGCCACCCCCGCGGAGGCAGCAGCCGACGCCCCGCCCGCGGTCGCCACCCCGGTGGAGCAGCGCTCGGCGGTGGACCGGGTGCCCGAGGAGATCGAGCCCGACCCGGTGACCGGGGAGCTCGAGCGCCCCGACCTCACCCCCCACAGCGGCATCGAGCGGGAGCCGGAGCTCTTCGGGCACCGACGGGACTGGCGCAAAGACCGCCACCGTCGCTGA
- a CDS encoding DUF4031 domain-containing protein produces MALLVDPPQWPAHGTRWAHLVSDSSLVELHAFARVAGLPARAFDLDHYDVPADRVADLVAAGADQVAARELLARLTASGLRVRGADRDALAAARRRDDLVRRWARLAPELPVGAWMPAGTDLLGRWAEPHRGYHDVGHLHEVLVHLDVLAESGERFERPAVLAAWFHDAVYRGRPGQDETDSAELARAALHARGVAAADEVARLVRVTAGHLPDVADTDAAALCDADLAVLAASPRRYARYVAGVRREYPHVTDEDFRRGRAEVLRRLLGRGHLFTTSTARRRWERPARDNVARELASLEARG; encoded by the coding sequence GTGGCCCTCCTCGTCGATCCACCGCAGTGGCCGGCCCACGGAACCCGGTGGGCCCACCTCGTCTCCGACTCCTCCCTCGTCGAGCTGCACGCCTTCGCCCGGGTGGCCGGGCTGCCGGCGCGGGCCTTCGACCTCGACCACTACGACGTGCCGGCCGACCGGGTGGCGGACCTGGTCGCCGCCGGGGCGGACCAGGTCGCGGCCCGTGAGCTCCTGGCCCGGCTCACCGCCTCGGGGCTGCGGGTACGGGGGGCGGACCGGGACGCGCTCGCCGCCGCCCGTCGACGGGACGACCTCGTGCGCCGCTGGGCGCGCCTGGCTCCCGAGCTGCCGGTCGGGGCGTGGATGCCGGCCGGCACCGACCTCCTGGGTCGGTGGGCGGAGCCGCACCGCGGCTACCACGACGTCGGCCACCTGCACGAGGTCCTCGTCCACCTCGACGTGCTCGCCGAGAGCGGCGAGCGATTCGAACGGCCGGCGGTACTGGCGGCGTGGTTCCACGACGCGGTCTACCGCGGCCGTCCGGGACAGGACGAGACCGACTCGGCGGAGCTGGCGCGGGCAGCGCTCCACGCCCGGGGGGTCGCGGCGGCCGACGAGGTGGCCCGCCTCGTCCGGGTGACCGCCGGCCACCTGCCGGACGTGGCGGACACCGACGCCGCGGCGCTGTGCGACGCCGACCTCGCGGTCCTGGCCGCCTCGCCGCGCCGCTACGCCCGGTACGTCGCCGGCGTGCGGCGCGAGTACCCGCACGTCACCGACGAGGACTTCCGGCGTGGGCGGGCCGAGGTCCTGCGGCGTCTCCTGGGGCGGGGGCACCTCTTCACCACGTCGACCGCCCGACGCCGCTGGGAGCGCCCCGCCCGCGACAACGTCGCGCGCGAGCTCGCGTCGCTGGAGGCACGCGGCTGA